The sequence below is a genomic window from Thermoflavifilum sp..
CTTTAAAGCAGCGATTCCTCTTTTACCGGTTTCATACGCCAATATTAATGGGCCTGATAATCAAATTGGACGAGCAACTAAAGGAGCTGCAATGGCATTTCTTGGGAAAACTTACTTGTTTAATCACATGTATCAACAGGCAGCAGAACAGTTTAAAAATGTTATTGATCTGGGTGTATATGCTTTAATGCCAAATTATGCAGATAACTTTGACGGACGCCACAAGAATAACCAGGAATCAATTTTTGAGGTGCAGTTTTCCTTAACTGCTGGCGGGCAGGATCTCGGCTGGCAGGGGATACCCTCCTCAACTTGGGCTAAAACTAACGCCATAGCAATTACTTATGGGCCACCCAATTTTGGATGGAACGATGTCCAACCCTCGTTCTATTTGTTTAATGAATTCCAGAAAGAAAAGACAGTTGATAGCTCACTTGACCCAAGACTCGATGTAACAATACTTTACAATAAACCTGGGGAAATGTTATATGGTCACTACTTTAGTGATGTATATACAGGAACACCTTATCTAAATGACATTTTTTGTAAAAAATATGAGAATTGGGATACTAAACCCAATGAATATGATTGGAAGTCTGGAAAAGATTATATTATCATGCGATATGCAGATGTGTTGTTGATGTATGCCGAGTGTGAAAATGAATTAGGAAATGTAGCTGAATGTGCACACTACATTCAAATGGTGAGAAATAGGGTGAATCTTCCCGATCGTGAGGCTGAATTTGCTACTTATTCTCAACAGCAAATGCGAGACCAGATCTCACACGAACGGTTATTGGAATTTGGTTTAGAAGGACATCGTTTCGATGACATAAGAAGATGGGGGTGGTTGAATGATCCTGCAAAATTGAATGAGCTTAAGCAGCACGATCCAGAATTTAATTACTACAAACCAGGGAGGGACTTACTGCCAATTCCTCAGGGAGAAATAGATAATAATCCTGGATTTAAACAGAATCCTAGCTATTGATATTTTTTCGTCCTGTCCACCGGAGTTTTTCCGGTGGATTTTTTATTTACTCAATTAAATAATCTAATTTTAAAATGAGGTATGGTTATTCATTCATCATAGTGTCGTTGATCTGTTTAGTATCTTTCATTTCTTGTAAGAAGAATAGCTCAATCACTCCTCAAACTAATGGCCAGCAGGATAGTTCATATAATCAAAATACATCAAATTTTGATATCAATAGTATTACAGATACCTATGAGGATATTGCTGATTTTCAATTTTATCCTAAGTGGACGGTATATAATGTACACGATCCTTCTATAAAAAAGTTTGGAGATTATTATTATTGCTATAGCACAGATGTAGCTTATGGTATTTCAGTGAGACCCGGAATTCAAATTCGTAGATCAAAGGATTTGATTCAATGGCAGTTTGTGGGATGGGCGTTTAATGGAATTCCCTCAATGGCCGCAAATTTTATATCCCAGCATGGGGGTACTCCTAACCAGGGAATCTGGGCACCTTATGTCTTAAAAATAAATGGAGAATATCGGTTGTATTTTGCTCTTTCTTCTTCTACACCCAGATTAAGTGTGATTGAATTGGCCGTTTCTTCTTCCCCTGAAGGCCCCTGGCAGGAAAGAGGAATCGTAGTTTCATCGTTAAATGACAATACGATACAAACTAATGCCATTGATCCCAGTGTATTGGTGGATCCGGAGGGTAAAGAATGGCTTTATTATGGTTCGGCATGGGATGGAATTTATATTTTACAGTTAGATCCATCAACCGGGCTGGCTTTAAATCCCGGAGATAAAGGTAAAAGGATTGCCCAGAGAGGATTTACTAATGGGCAGGTCAATGGTAATATTGAAGCGCCAGAGATATTTTATAACAACCAGTTAAAAAAATATTATCTCTTTATGTCGTATGATTGGTTCGAAACAAAATATAATGTTAGGGTAGGACGATCAGATAATCCGGATGGACCATTTTATGATTATTTTGGAAACGATCTGAATACAGAACAGGATCACCTGCCCATGATTATAGCCCCATATGAATTTATGAATCAAAGCGGATGGCAGGGTACCGGTGGATGTGCTGTTTTTCAAGATGACAGCGGAAATGTATACATGGGACATAATGCCCGACCGGGTGTTAATAAATATTTTATGGATTTGCACATCAGAAAAGTTTTCTGGACACAAGATGGATGGCCTGTTGTTTCCCCAGAACGCTATGCTGGAGTAGCACAAAGAAAAATTTCAGCGGATGATCTGGTAGGAAAATGGGAATGGATCGTGTTTCAATATCGTGTGGTGCCAGGATATCAAAATGAACAGGTTTCTCCTGATTTTCAGTATTCTCAAATAGTAAATATGCAATCAAATGGAACCTTTAATAATCAAGCATCGAACACCTGGACTTATCAAGATCCCTGGTTGACGATGAAATGGGCAGATGGCTTACAGGCGAAAGTAATGGTATCTATGGGTCGAGACTGGGAAAATCATGATACTACAATTTTGTTTACCGGATTGGATAACCAGGGAATGGCTGTTTGGGGGAAGAAACTAAAATAAAACATTAAAACAGTAATTATATGCAAAACAGACTTAAATTATCCAGTTTATTATCAGTATCATGCTTCTTGTTCAACTTACATCCTATTTCTGCACAGGTGTATCCTATTCGTGCACATGATCCGTCAATTATCAAAACGGATAGTACATATTATATCTTTGCCACGGGCAGAGGAATTCTTTTCTGGTCGTCAACGGATCGACAGCACTGGCAGTTCAGGGGTAGAATTTTTAATCGCACACCCGATTGGGTATATCAAGTTGTGCCAGATTTTAATGGAGATATGTGGGCACCCGATATTTCTTATTACAATGGAAAGTATTATTTGTTTTACGCAGTTTCAAAATTTGAACGGAATACATCGGCAATTGGATTGGCTACTAATGTAACATTGAATCCAGATGATCCTAACTATTACTGGGATGATCATGGTGTGGTGGTCAGGTCTATACCAGGGCGTGATCTCTGGAATGCAATCGATCCCAACTTAGCTGTGGATGAACAAGGAACACCATGGCTTGTATTTGGCTCATTCTGGGATGGAATTAAGCTGGTGAAACTGGACACCAGCAGAACACGAATCGCTGAGCCTGAAC
It includes:
- a CDS encoding arabinan endo-1,5-alpha-L-arabinosidase translates to MRYGYSFIIVSLICLVSFISCKKNSSITPQTNGQQDSSYNQNTSNFDINSITDTYEDIADFQFYPKWTVYNVHDPSIKKFGDYYYCYSTDVAYGISVRPGIQIRRSKDLIQWQFVGWAFNGIPSMAANFISQHGGTPNQGIWAPYVLKINGEYRLYFALSSSTPRLSVIELAVSSSPEGPWQERGIVVSSLNDNTIQTNAIDPSVLVDPEGKEWLYYGSAWDGIYILQLDPSTGLALNPGDKGKRIAQRGFTNGQVNGNIEAPEIFYNNQLKKYYLFMSYDWFETKYNVRVGRSDNPDGPFYDYFGNDLNTEQDHLPMIIAPYEFMNQSGWQGTGGCAVFQDDSGNVYMGHNARPGVNKYFMDLHIRKVFWTQDGWPVVSPERYAGVAQRKISADDLVGKWEWIVFQYRVVPGYQNEQVSPDFQYSQIVNMQSNGTFNNQASNTWTYQDPWLTMKWADGLQAKVMVSMGRDWENHDTTILFTGLDNQGMAVWGKKLK
- a CDS encoding RagB/SusD family nutrient uptake outer membrane protein: MRTRFQNIIFAVAALFLFSSCSKNLNQVNPNAQTSASFWKTSSDALQGVNAAYAPLLLDGLFMRFTPVLTDVRGDDVRSNSPWTAIRNAAIFSLNTSDPSGYGWTFDELYEGVYRCNQVLDFVPGIQMDQNLKNRILGQAYFLRGLYFFYLADLFGNVAIPLHAPQSPKDFFSPQMPVDSVWAQAMADFKAAIPLLPVSYANINGPDNQIGRATKGAAMAFLGKTYLFNHMYQQAAEQFKNVIDLGVYALMPNYADNFDGRHKNNQESIFEVQFSLTAGGQDLGWQGIPSSTWAKTNAIAITYGPPNFGWNDVQPSFYLFNEFQKEKTVDSSLDPRLDVTILYNKPGEMLYGHYFSDVYTGTPYLNDIFCKKYENWDTKPNEYDWKSGKDYIIMRYADVLLMYAECENELGNVAECAHYIQMVRNRVNLPDREAEFATYSQQQMRDQISHERLLEFGLEGHRFDDIRRWGWLNDPAKLNELKQHDPEFNYYKPGRDLLPIPQGEIDNNPGFKQNPSY
- a CDS encoding family 43 glycosylhydrolase, coding for MQNRLKLSSLLSVSCFLFNLHPISAQVYPIRAHDPSIIKTDSTYYIFATGRGILFWSSTDRQHWQFRGRIFNRTPDWVYQVVPDFNGDMWAPDISYYNGKYYLFYAVSKFERNTSAIGLATNVTLNPDDPNYYWDDHGVVVRSIPGRDLWNAIDPNLAVDEQGTPWLVFGSFWDGIKLVKLDTSRTRIAEPEQWYTVACRPRTFGLDDTLPGDGAIEAPYIIHRNGYYYLFVSFDYCCRGVRSNYKVAVGRSKQIFGPYVDRSGKRMTDGGGTIIVEGNKHFPGLGHNAILYDDGKDYIVLHAYDAEHHGVPDLAILPIQWVDDWPVVDTSYLK